Proteins co-encoded in one Apis mellifera strain DH4 linkage group LG15, Amel_HAv3.1, whole genome shotgun sequence genomic window:
- the LOC725503 gene encoding uncharacterized protein LOC725503 isoform X5, producing MPRCCNENKAVSSVGTSQKHNTEDILLTQSRSFSIGNQLELEEDPPIVEKSHRRIRCDLSPVPTSTSTNLNIKLLNIKGDRNTRQDQVETGSGGYRERKKEVKKRAAIGNTVRGFLSSGHSRQDRYETNRQQSSGGSGLSSLCPKLVASGGGGNQGGISLAVGHLASQEGGPCSVVTSQRIHNHTHHKRQRKLSIVSQAGTSAHSSGDRKTSNISRSSTTICKKQVRTQRIDHNTDSLSITSNGISSTSPSSKKKILSTLRISEKSISRNLNSPSLDHENERSFSDAEEAITATENVFNVPGSSSTPSTPISRLKLKKSDEDETNMECNISEESATLLLNTDKKESDSNKQKTSTSECFEFSSTSNITRKISINCIEEEISAQNKQKIFSTSSINSKCNNSDGKTIKSKSKYVAEKIIEQQNSKNLKETNMEKNIEINMPADNSISSVVNKNNEKIKRKISNDESKSTNIAENENLAKNSNKNMIDDKKNMQQNEEVVKSSRFVTSKVSEEIVETEIKDIDTQREVEEVTIYDEDDNGTSISDIVAAQALHESLSKLGKVPPLDTDMENVKDASMQDETKMMKEEKEKEVVQEETVEGFIGPLLDENFKADEKLTQKTMAMEEVRNLLMKVKVQTVEDDDDEEKAIGISPDGRFLKFEEEIGRGSFKTVYRGLDTQTGVAVAWCELQEKKLNKTERLRFREEAEMLKGLQHPNIVRFYDYWEVTLTRRKYIVLVTELMTSGTLKTYLRRFKKINPKVVKSWCRQILKGLSFLHSRSPPIIHRDLKCDNIFITGTTGSVKIGDLGLATLKNRSFAKSVIGTPEFMAPEMYEEHYDESVDVYAFGMCMLEMATSEYPYSECTGPAQIYKRVVSGVKPQSYDKVENPEVREIIEMCIRLKKEERPLVKDLLNHEFFADDVGLKLEMVSRDSAVADAELSRVEFRLRVLDPKKRTNKHKENEAIQFDFDIQTDNAEEVASEMAKSSLILEEDVKAVTKMLKSQISTLLREREERKAKEEKERLDREADNTNTTTENLLQQQLLLQQMQLQQQQQQMQSNMGIQMQNQVQMQLQQNQIPLQQQQQMQTAAQQTQQHNLQPQQVQLVQQQPLIQQQTSVVQPQQAQQIQQVPQVSQQQVQYQQQQYQQQLQQQYQQQQQQQQQQFSQHVSQNLTATSSQCSTPQTVQTQPQFPQVTQQMQQQQHLHQQQQYIQLNQMNVPQQMSHQIQQQIQPQIQILSQPQHMQHQQIQQPQQVQYSQPQIQHVQQVHSHSVASPPVQNQQYYQQSTTGTSGYNTQPMYQQNISQQMYHSYTSSNSSGHVEILSSNQPTPQIYSHSNISQSTAPPTSQPYIQQQAGQIQASVPSGINIQSTSSSTHIQNTITSTIPNVQNTSTLITNSGHQPQQNVLVQMQYSQNSNIPTSVPISGISAQSNTVSQHQQHFISNTEQCSNTDRSSLSKQDTMDSVQSLPSDVSSNVQDQGNISNLTNINTTSQAIVPNEGIMQENTDNVTSSERSRVKRSGTKRKKPGIKLTVLSVSSIEGQSMTVECQLDTSKQKTVTFKFDRDDMVPTDIANNLVAENLLPQSQCETFVELIEDIVKQLRLDPTRALPLVAHGPPDQSAGGSPVTSRRPRDRDHSLDTAKRDETSNTSTPTKLLPIDQILSHITSTTSTDKQQNVQTPDSQMGLENTSAEASRRSSTSTQNTDTLTPTNLPSDPTDPTQETIVTVTTSDTTLQDIHHVLKDETTKSSITYSQSQIHDLAINQISEKFKESVQDIIEQEKEMSKETQSDVSSVEVATLTAPPARKISRFLVSPVVEQKIIKNEEEGSNTVENIDKSNILATQSNSLSQSNTIEEGQIKHDDLEVNVLEAQAIISEKCNIENITQSPQCITEQMENVQIIQPVTVNLQNAIQGQTITPMSQIQQNVNAVQSSQHNIIIQGSPILQQSTQQMQTIPQNLAISQKDLSTQVSSSGINLQGQYQNQALQCNVLLQQQQITVQQNLTQMHIQPENQHQGQIQTQRPLQQFHPQQIPQQHQQYVILSGAIPQLQPTAIIDERNRRISNISTTSNMSTDSQISETASVTDDKKQSIVIPNSSMQHVQFISQQDGSNITSLSQSVLEPVQQLQTTPQNIINVPTNASVPVSVPVHQVVSTEVAPKVILKTKEVSSTLPDLAQNLANILSNPKSKSVTPHCLTTHESNQTVNIPGTTVLEYKPTLQSEQYFQPIQPETSQIQPQLPHNYQTNITQQGISQTFQIGQQTHQTQIPLQQTMQLNSTHQIDPQLQMVQQNFQGVAVHTLTSQNKWITPANQTIIQQNAPIRHVQQIQPQLQQTIPQHIIQDTQNIENSTGSDQSQFHLKLPDQQFSGKVSETETQEMINLGRTSSDCPLLSENENSSHDVTPEHTIVESVDSTLFTQNQILQQQQQQQQHRKLSQQNSLDKVSDTSTGTSGTGPQTIADLHQKLVQLTSQPSEALNVGTPPLSYPATPHNHQIIGGYDAYMHSLQQKLVNIGMPISTTHNIGPLSPQTTIQSATTLTDSNVTTNVESSVLTQESTIHQLALSQTQVDCSLDSPTPGGPVGSETMSPSKESIKIRTQRPGSRLQELEQELAKIHHRGTILPTASPQPLTPPVSVVNSIQMQPSLQHTQTLLTTVPSVTAVPGTNVIPNVITSRSDTNTPIQIESQENITEKVNTIQPVRKISRFVVSKVAGPPSNVATSTQQHIDISKNQIEDSKIYHADDAQGTPVQIVHSRENSLPPTQVTQPINAPVIEQSEKDERFWTLTPSEEYQLLIKKQTMELETLQKRHREELERFQQHQLQLLIQQQQQASALHQHHHQHHPVLYHTVTTSVAGQSRLSGTEEYLMFNTNPQTPLQKAPNNYPDTDETLRLAMQKLKQTPLQLQPQQTATGIPHAYVIPIPVVPSETIQNVSTQQSSSYTSEITESLDSAHNPAIINSAQYQFTPILPDGTNIAVSSTGSLVTPIPISSSTGSGSYIQYHENQTLPNFQTFSCPSHGGFFLPAGYRLIYAPPGGTSQSQPATPATPHIGNSHDGTPPTESLHTANVDNSTAPPSHIDQ from the exons ATGCCGAGATGCTGCAATGAAAATAAGGCAGTGAGTTCGGTTGGCACTAGTCAAAAACATAATACAGAAGATATTTTGTTAACACAGAGTCGTTCTTTTTCAATTGGAAATCAGTTGGAATTAGAGGAAGATCCaccaattgttgaaaaatcacACAGAAGAATAAGGTGTGATCTAAGTCCAGTTCCAACAAGTACAAgtactaatttaaatataaagcttttaaatattaag ggAGATAGAAATACCCGTCAAGACCAAGTGGAGACTGGATCTGGTGGGTACagagaacgaaaaaaagaagttaaaaaGCGAGCAGCTATAGGCAATACAGTGCGTGGATTCCTCTCATCTGGCCACAGTAGGCAGGACAG GTATGAGACAAATAGACAACAATCCTCAGGCGGAAGTGGCCTGTCAAGTTTATGTCCAAAACTGGTGGCCAGTGGAGGTGGTGGAAATCAGGGTGGGATTAGTTTGGCAGTGGGCCACTTAGCCTCTCAAGAAGGAGGTCCTTGTTCAGTTGTAACTTCTCAAAGGATCCATAACCATACACATCATAAACgccaaagaaaattatctattgTTTCCCAAGCTGGCACTAGTGCCCATAGTTCTGGAGATAGAAag acATCAAATATTAGCCGATCCTCTACAACTATTTGCAAAAAACAAGTACGAACACAAAGGATTGATCATAATACAGATTCATTATCTATTACAAGTAACGGAATCAGCAGTACTTCACCttcttctaaaaagaaaattttatctacattacgaatttctgaaaaatcaatttctcggaATCTTAATTCACCATCTTTAGATCATGAAAATGAACGCAGTTTTAGCGATGCAGAGGAAGCTATTACAGCAACGGAAAATGTGTTCAATGTACcag GATCCAGTTCTACACCATCAACACCAATTAGtcgattaaagttaaaaaagtcGGATGAAGATGAAACGAATATGGAATGCAATATTAGTGAAGAAAGTGCTACTTTATTATTGAAcacagataaaaaagaatcagattctaataaacaaaaaacttCAACATCAGAATGTTTCGAATTCTCTTCGACTTCGaatattacaagaaaaatatcgataaattgtatcgaagaagaaataagtgcacagaataaacaaaaaatattttcaacttcttctataaattcaaaatgcaATAATAGTGATGGTAAAACTATAAAATCCAAAAGTAAATATGTtgcagaaaaaattattgaacaacaaaacagtaaaaatttaaaagaaacgaatatggaaaaaaatatagaaataaatatgccTGCAGATAATTCTATAAGTTCagtagttaataaaaataatgaaaaaataaaacgaaaaatatctaACGATGAATCAAAATCTACAAATATTGCAGAGAATGAAAACTTagctaaaaattctaataaaaatatgattgatgataaaaaaaatatgcaacaaAATGAAGAAGTAGTAAAATCTTCAAGATTTGTAACATCGAAAGTGTCTGAAGAAATTGTAGAAACTGAAATTAAGGATATAGATACACAAAGAGAAGTAGAAGAAGTGACAATATATGATGAAGATGATAACGGTACTAGTATCAGTGATATTGTTGCTGCTCAGGCACTTCATGAATCTTTAAGTAAATTAGGAAAAGTACCACCTTTAGATACAGATATGGAGAATGTCAAAGATGCAAGTATGCAAGACGAAACTAAAatgatgaaagaagaaaaagagaaagaagttgTGCAAGAAGAAACAGTAGAAGGATTTATTGGTCCCTtacttgatgaaaattttaaagcagatgaaaaattaacacAGAAGACTATGGCTATGGAAGAAGTACGAAATTTATTGATGAAAGTTAAAGTGCAAACAGTtgaagatgatgatgatgaagaaAAAGCTATAGGCATTTCACCAGATggcagatttttaaaatttgaagaagaaattggtAGAGGCAGTTTTAAAACAGTATATAGAGGACTAGATACTCAAACTGGTGTAGCTGTTGCTTGGTGTGAATTACAA gaaaaaaaattaaacaagacAGAAAGATTAAGATTTCGAGAAGAAGCAGAAATGTTGAAAGGATTACAACATCCAAATATTGTtagattttatgattattgggAAGTTACTCTTacacgaagaaaatatattgtattagtCACTGAGCTTATGACTTCAGGAACATTAAAaac gTATCTAAGacgctttaaaaaaattaatccaaaagTAGTAAAATCTTGGTGTCGACAAATTTTAAAAGGCCTTAGTTTTTTGCATTCAAGATCACCACCAATTATTCATCGTGATTTAAAatgtgataatatttttattactggtACGACAGGAAGCGTAAAAATTGGTGATTTAGGACTTGCTACTCTTAAAAATCGAAGTTTTGCAAAAAGTGTTATTGGAACACCTGAATTTATGGCACCAGAAATGTATGAAGAACATTATGATGAATCTGTTGATGTTTATGCATTTGGAATGTGTATGCTTGAAATGGCTACTAGTGAATATCCATACTCTGAATGTACTGGACCAGCACAAATATATAAACGCGTAGTATcg GGTGTAAAGCCACAAAGTTATGACAAGGTAGAAAATCCAGAAGTACgcgaaattatagaaatgtgtattcgtttaaaaaaagaagagcggCCTCTAGTTAAAGATCTTTTAAATCATGAATTTTTTGCGGATGATGTCggattgaaattagaaatggTTTCAAGAGATTCAGCCGTAGCGGATGCGGAACTTTCACGTGTTGAATTCAGACTTCGAGTGCTAGATCCTAAAAAACGTACTAATAAgcataaagaaaatgaagcgATACAATTTGATTTTGACATTCAAACTGATAATGCAGAAGAAGTAGCCTCTGAAATGGCTAAATCTAGCCTTATACTCGAAGAAGATGTTAAGGCTGTgacaaaaatgttaaaatcacAAATCAGTACTTtattacgagagagagaagaacgtAAGgccaaagaagaaaaggaacgtTTAGATAGAGAAGCGGATAACACTAACACAACcactgaaaatttattacagcAACAATTATTACTCCAACAAATGCAattgcaacaacaacaacaacagatGCAATCAAACATGGGCATTCAAATGCAAAATCAAGTACAAATGCAATTGCAACAAAATCAAATACCtttgcaacaacaacaacaaatgCAAACTGCTGCACAACAAACTCAGCAGCATAATTTACAACCACAACAAGTTCAATTAGTTCAACAACAACCATTGATACAACAACAAACATCTGTTGTTCAGCCACAACAAGCACAACAAATACAGCAAGTACCTCAGGTTTCACAACAACAGGTGCAGtatcaacaacaacaatatcaaCAACAGTTGCAACAACAATatcaacagcagcagcaacaacagcaacaacagttTTCCCAACATGTTTCACAAAATTTAACTGCTACTTCTTCACAATGTTCCACTCCTCAAACTGTACAGACTCAACCACAATTTCCTCAAGTAACTCAACAAatgcaacagcaacaacatttacatcaacaacaacaatatatacaattgaatCAAATGAATGTACCACAACAAATGAGTCACCAGATACAACAACAAATACAAccacaaatacaaattttatcacaACCGCAACATATGCAACATCAGCAAATACAACAACCTCAACAAGTGCAATATTCTCAACCCCAAATACAACATGTTCAGCAAGTACATTCACATTCAGTGGCTTCTCCGCCAGTTCAAAATCAACAGTACTATCAGCAAAGTACAACAGGAACTTCAGGATATAATACACAGCCAATGTACCAACAAAATATATCTCAACAAATGTATCATTCTTATACTAGCTCGAATTCTTCCGGTcatgttgaaattttatcatctaaTCAACCTACACCTCAAATATATTCTCATTCAAATATCTCTCAGAGCACAGCACCTCCAACTTCACAACCATATATACAACAACAAGCAGGACAAATTCAAGCATCTGTCCCATctggaataaatattcaaagtacATCATCATCAACTCACATTCAAAATACAATAACTTCAACAATACCAAATGTGCAAAATACATCtacattaattacaaatagtgGACATCAACCTCAACAAAATGTTTTAGTTCAAATGCAATATTcgcaaaattctaatattcctACTTCTGTACCCATATCCGGTATTTCCGCGCAATCAAATACAGTATCTCAACATCAACagcattttatatcaaatacagAACAATGTTCTAACACCGATAGATCATCTTTATCTAAGCAAGATACAATGGATTCTGTACAATCTTTACCATCAGATGTATCTTCTAATGTTCAAGATCAgggaaatatttctaatttgactaatataaatactacATCACAAGCAATAGTGCCAAATGAAgg aatTATGCAAGAAAATACTGATAATGTCACTTCATCTGAAAGATCTAGAGTGAAAAGATCTGGTACAAAACGTAAAAAACCTGGTATTAAATTAACAGTTTTATCTGTAAGCAGTATTGAAGGTCAATCAATGACTGTTGAATGTCAATTAGATACTAGCAAACAGAAAACTGTgacatttaaatttgatagagATGATATGGTGCCTACTGACATTGCTAACAATTTG gttgctgaaaatttattaccgCAATCTCAATGTGAAACATTTGTTGAATTGATAGAAGATATCGTTAAACAATTACGTTTGGATCCTACACGAGCTTTACCTTTAGTAGCACATGGTCCACCAGATCAGTCTGCTGGTGGTAGTCCTGTTACAAGTCGTAGACCTAGAGATCGTGACCACAGTCTTGATACAGCTAAG AGAGACGAAACTTCCAACACTTCTACACCTACGAAATTATTGCCAATTGATCAAATTCTTTCTCATATTACGAGTACCACTTCTACGGATAAACAACAAAATGTACAAACACCTGATAGCCAGATGGGTCTTGAAAATACATCAGCTGAAGCATCCAGAAGATCATCTACTTCTACACAAAATACAGATACATTAACACCAACTAATTTACCAAGCGATCCTACTGATCCAACTCAAGAAACCATAGTTACTGTAACAACCTCGGATACAACTTTACAAGATATACATCACGTACTTAAAGATGAAACTACTAAATCTTCTATAACATATAGTCAAAGTCAAATACATGATTTGgctataaatcaaataagcgaaaaatttaaagaatctgTTCAAGATATAATTGAACAAGAAAAGGAAATGAGTAAAGAAACGCAATCTGATGTTTCATCTGTAGAAGTAGCTACGTTAACTGCACCTCCAGCGCGAAAAATCTCTCGTTTTTTAGTTAGTCCTGTAGTTGAAcagaagataattaaaaatgaagaagaaggatCTAATACtgtagaaaatatagataaatctaatatattagCAACACAATCAAATTCATTATCACAATCAAATACAATTGAAGAAGGACAAATAAAACACGATGATTTAGAAGTTAATGTTTTAGAAGCACAAGctataatttctgaaaaatgtaatatcgaaaatattacacAAAGTCCTCAATGTATCACAGAACAAATGgaaaatgttcaaataataCAACCGGTAACAGTTAATCTTCAAAATGCTATACAAGGACAAACAATAACACCAATGTCACAAATACAACAGAATGTTAATGCTGTACAATCTAGTCAACACAATATAATCATTCAAGGATCACCAATACTGCAACAATCTACTCAACAAATGCAAACTATACCCCAAAACTTAGCTATATCACAAAAAGATTTATCAACTCAGGTTTCATCAAGCGGAATCAATTTACAAGGACAGTATCAAAATCAAGCTTTACAATGTAATGTTTTATTACAGCAACAACAAATTACTGTGCAACAAAATTTAACGCAAATGCATATTCAACCTGAAAATCAACATCAGGGGCAAATACAAACTCAGCGACCATTACAACAATTTCATCCTCAACAAATACCACAACAACATCAACAATATGTAATTCTTTCTGGAGCTATTCCACAATTACAACCAACTGCAATTATAGATGAAAGAAATCGtagaatttctaatatttcaacaaCATCAAATATGTCTACAGATTCACAAATTTCGGAAACTGCTAGTGTTACGGATGATAAGAAACAATCTATTGTTATACCTAATTCATCAATGCAACatgtacaatttatttctcaacAAGATGGATCAAATATTACATCTTTATCACAATCTGTTTTAGAACCAGTTCAACAGCTTCAAACAACtcctcaaaatataataaatgttccaACAAATGCATCTGTACCTGTTTCAGTTCCTGTTCATCAAGTTGTTAGCACAGAAGTTGCTCCTAAAGTTATACTTAAAACAAAAGAAGTTTCATCAACACTTCCAGATTTAGCACAAAATTTAGCAAATATACTTTCGAATCCAAAATCAAAATCTGTAACTCCTCATTGTTTAACTACTCATGAATCAAATCAAACAGTAAATATTCCAGGAACTACAGTACTTGAATATAAACCTACTCTTCAGTctgaacaatattttcaacCTATTCAACCAGAAACAAGTCAAATACAACCGCAATTACCGCATAATTATCAAACAAATATAACGCAACAAGGAATTTCACAAACATTTCAAATTGGACAGCAGACTCATCAAACTCAAATACCTTTACAACAAACAATGCAATTGAATTCAACTCATCAGATTGATCCTCAATTACAAATGGtacaacaaaattttcaaggaGTAGCAGTTCATACATTAACTTCGCAAAACAAATGGATTACTCCTGCGAATCAAACTATTATACAACAGAATGCACCGATTAGACATGTTCAACAGATTCAACCACAACTGCAACAAACTATTCCACAACATATTATACAAGATACTCAAAATATTGAGAATTCTACTGGTTCTGATCAATCTCAGTTTCATTTAAAGCTTCCCGATCAACAATTCTCAGGAAAAGTATCGGAAACTGAAACTCAAGAAATGATCAATTTAGG aCGTACAAGTTCTGATTGTCCTTTACTATCGGAGAATGAAAACTCTAGCCATGATGTAACTCCTGAACATACAATTGTTGAATCTGTAGATTCAACCTTATTTAcacaaaatcaaatattgcaacagcaacaacagcaacaacaacatcgAAAACTTAGTCAACAGAATTCTTTAGATAAAGTCTCAGACACAAGTACTGGAACTAGTGGGACAGGTCCACAAACAATAGCAGATCTTCATCAAAAGCTTGTTCAATTAACAAGTCAACCGTCCGAAGCACTCAATGTAGGCACACCACCTTTAAGTTATCCAGCTACTCCTCATAATCATCAAATAATAGGTGGATATGATGCTTATATGCATTCTTTACAACAGAAACTTGTTAATATTGGCATGCCCATTTCAACAACACATAATAta ggTCCTTTATCACCTCAAACTACGATACAATCTGCTACAACTTTGACTGATTCAAATGTTACAACAAATGTTGAAAGTTCTGTTTTAACTCAAGAAAGCACAATTCATCAACTTGCACTTTCTCAAACT cAAGTAGATTGTTCTCTCGATAGTCCAACACCAGGAGGTCCTGTAGGATCTGAAACTATGAGTCCCAGTAAAGAgagtataaaaattcgaacacAAAGACCAGGATCTCGTCTTCAAGAATTAGAACAAGAATTAGCAAAAATTCACCACAGAGGCACAATTTTACCAACAGCTTCTCCACAACCTTTAACACCGCCTGTTTCTGTTGTTAATTCTATTCAGATGCAACCATCATTACAACATACTCAAACTTTATTAACTACTGTTCCATCTGTAACTGCTGTGCCTGGTACTAATGTTATTCCCAATGTCATTACATCACGCTCTGATACAAATACTCCAATACAAATAGAAtctcaagaaaatattactgag aaggTTAATACTATACAACCagttagaaaaatatcaagattCGTAGTTTCCAAAGTCGCAGGTCCTCCTAGTAATGTTGCTACATCAACTCAACAACATattgatatatcaaaaaatcaaatagaaGATTCAAAGATTTATCATGCAGATGATGCACAGg gAACACCAGTACAAATAGTTCATAGTCGTGAGAATTCTCTTCCTCCTACGCAAGTTACTCAACCTATTAATGCTCCTGTTAtagaa CAATCGGAAAAAGATGAACGATTTTGGACATTAACACCAAGTGAAGAGTATCAATTACTCATAAAAAA GCAAACTATGGAATTAGAAACATTACAAAAAAGACATAGAGAAGAATTGGAACGATTTCAACAACATCAATTGCAACTATTAattcaacaacaacagcaagcAAGTGCACTTCATCAGCATCATCATCAACATCATCCAGTGCTTTATCATACCGTTACTACTAGCGTGGCAG GACAAAGTAGACTTTCAGGTacagaagaatatttaatgtttaatacaAATCCTCAAACTCCTTTGCAAAAAGCTCCAAATAATTATCCAGATACTGATGAAACATTACGATTAGCTATGCAAAAATTGAAGCAAACTCCTTTACAACTACAACCACAGCAGACGGCAACTGGAATACCTCATGCTTATGTTATTCCAATTCCAGTAGTGCCTTCTGAAACTATTCAAAATGTGTCTACTCAGCAATCTAGTAGTTATACAAGTGAAATTACAGAATCTCTTGACTCAGCGCATAATCCGGCAATTATAAATTCAGCGCAATATCAATTCACACCTATATTACCGGATGGAACAAATATCGCTGTATCTTCTACTGGATCGTTAGTTACACCTATACCAATATCAAGTTCAACAGGAAGCGGAAGTTATATCCAATATCATGAAAATCAAACATTaccaaattttcaaacatttagtTGTCCATCACATGGTGGTTTCTTTTTACCAGCTGGCTATCGGTTAATATATGCTCCTCCAGGTGGAACATCTCAATCTCAGCCGGCTACTCCAGCTACTCCACATATAGGGAATTCTCATGATGGTACACCGCCAACAGAATCTTTGCATACTGCAAATGTTGATAATTCAACAGCTCCTCCTTCCCATATTGATCAATAA